One window from the genome of Microbulbifer pacificus encodes:
- a CDS encoding accessory factor UbiK family protein encodes MAAEKLQQLLSELQQQGAVVSSDLRDALEVALGKLPLVSQREFDIQAAKLARAEEKLARLEEQLNMLETQLNREN; translated from the coding sequence GTGGCCGCGGAAAAATTGCAACAGTTACTCAGTGAACTGCAACAACAAGGGGCAGTTGTGAGCAGCGATCTGCGCGATGCGCTCGAAGTTGCCCTGGGAAAACTGCCACTGGTGAGCCAGCGCGAATTCGATATCCAGGCTGCCAAACTGGCGCGGGCGGAGGAAAAGCTCGCCCGTCTTGAAGAGCAGCTGAACATGCTCGAAACGCAGCTGAATCGGGAAAACTAA
- a CDS encoding P-II family nitrogen regulator: MKLVTAIIKPFKLDAVRDALAEAGVKGITVSEVKGFGRQKGHTELYRGAEYVVDFLPKTMLQIAVDDSQVDAVLEAIGTAAQSGKIGDGKIFVANLEQAIRIRTGETGVEAI; the protein is encoded by the coding sequence ATGAAACTGGTAACCGCAATTATCAAACCTTTCAAGCTCGACGCGGTGCGCGATGCACTGGCGGAAGCTGGAGTAAAAGGCATCACCGTAAGTGAAGTGAAGGGTTTTGGGCGGCAGAAGGGGCATACCGAACTCTATCGTGGAGCCGAGTATGTGGTGGATTTTCTGCCTAAAACCATGTTGCAGATCGCCGTTGACGACAGCCAGGTAGATGCTGTGCTGGAAGCCATCGGCACTGCGGCGCAAAGCGGCAAGATCGGCGACGGCAAGATCTTTGTTGCAAACCTTGAGCAGGCAATCCGTATCCGCACCGGTGAAACCGGCGTGGAAGCGATCTGA
- a CDS encoding TorF family putative porin, whose protein sequence is MGKLNNKVAAIVSGSVLAVAISAGAAADDTGVSLSGNLGVVSDYKFRGVSQSDTGPAIQGGLDLDFGNGFYLGTWASQVDFAYSSDQTDFEQDFYGGYAGETASGMGYDVGYIYYAYHGSDQDEDYQEVYGSVSFGDLSLGFAYSDDYWYQAGEFVYLNAGYSFSLANDITLDVSAGLNLFDEEIFLSGSDSYIDYNVTVGKEFGGLALSASLVGTDASKAECYDLDWCEATVLAGATYSW, encoded by the coding sequence GTGGGCAAGCTGAACAATAAAGTGGCTGCAATCGTATCTGGAAGCGTACTGGCCGTGGCGATTTCTGCGGGCGCGGCGGCAGATGATACCGGTGTGAGCCTGAGTGGCAATCTCGGCGTCGTCAGTGATTACAAATTCCGCGGTGTTTCCCAGTCCGACACCGGCCCGGCGATTCAGGGCGGTCTGGATCTGGATTTTGGCAACGGTTTTTACCTGGGTACCTGGGCGTCCCAGGTGGACTTCGCCTACAGCAGTGACCAAACCGACTTCGAACAGGACTTCTACGGCGGCTACGCCGGAGAAACTGCGAGTGGTATGGGTTACGACGTTGGCTACATCTACTACGCCTACCACGGCAGCGACCAGGATGAGGATTATCAGGAAGTCTATGGCAGCGTGAGCTTTGGCGATCTGAGCCTGGGCTTCGCTTACTCCGACGACTACTGGTACCAGGCGGGTGAATTCGTTTACCTGAATGCCGGTTACTCCTTCAGCCTGGCCAACGACATAACCCTGGATGTCAGTGCCGGCCTGAACCTGTTCGATGAAGAAATCTTCCTGAGCGGATCCGATTCCTACATCGATTACAACGTGACGGTTGGTAAGGAGTTCGGCGGTCTGGCACTGAGTGCCTCTCTGGTTGGCACCGATGCCAGCAAGGCAGAGTGCTACGACCTCGACTGGTGTGAAGCGACTGTTCTGGCAGGTGCAACTTACAGCTGGTAA